One part of the Acinetobacter sp. XS-4 genome encodes these proteins:
- the rimI gene encoding ribosomal protein S18-alanine N-acetyltransferase translates to MIRIMQNTDVDIVVEIEKSVQTHPWSRQQFVESLNSYQCTVIESQNRVVGFCILQPVVDEANLLLMAVDPKMQGQGLGYELLNASIDQLKNQPVQIFLEVRESNKAAIGLYEKTGFHQIDLRRNYYPTPEGGREHAVIMVKTCTDDFASLF, encoded by the coding sequence ATGATTCGTATAATGCAAAACACTGATGTTGATATTGTTGTAGAAATCGAAAAATCAGTACAGACACATCCATGGTCAAGACAGCAATTTGTAGAATCTTTAAATTCTTATCAATGTACCGTCATTGAGTCACAAAATAGAGTGGTTGGCTTTTGTATTTTACAACCAGTAGTAGATGAAGCAAATTTATTGCTCATGGCAGTTGACCCTAAAATGCAAGGTCAGGGCTTAGGATATGAGTTATTAAATGCATCAATTGATCAATTAAAAAATCAGCCAGTACAAATATTTTTAGAAGTTCGTGAAAGTAATAAAGCCGCTATCGGTTTATATGAAAAAACAGGTTTTCACCAAATCGACCTTCGTCGCAATTATTATCCTACCCCAGAAGGGGGGCGGGAACATGCAGTCATTATGGTAAAAACCTGTACCGATGATTTTGCTTCTTTATTCTAA